The Methanocella arvoryzae MRE50 genome includes a region encoding these proteins:
- a CDS encoding MarR family transcriptional regulator — protein sequence MVFAITGSNSEISVSPKIERLPPSAKLVIKVLETGTPLTQKEIIERSYLPPRTVRYALNRLRTENVIVERFCFKDARQSLYGLNPGVSGG from the coding sequence ATCGTTTTTGCCATCACTGGCAGTAACTCAGAAATCTCCGTATCGCCTAAGATCGAGCGTCTCCCGCCGTCGGCGAAGCTGGTCATCAAAGTGCTCGAGACCGGCACTCCTCTGACGCAGAAGGAGATCATCGAGCGGTCTTATCTTCCGCCGAGGACCGTGCGCTACGCGCTGAACCGCCTGCGCACCGAAAACGTGATTGTCGAGCGGTTCTGCTTCAAGGACGCCAGGCAGAGCCTCTACGGGCTCAACCCGGGGGTGTCTGGCGGGTAA
- a CDS encoding radical SAM protein, with protein sequence MESSVRKKAELIETGGVTVDSSFAPYKSKATAGPGAGLESIFVNIDGHRVRLGVRQASRFSATIDDGIVVISAEGKEFARGRLEQPICHCPKQVYITVSERCVFDCKFCPVPKLQGKVKSDEEIRQIVRDGLRSPELSAISITSGVWKTPAEEARKVARVVRLIRQELGDRDVPIGVSIYATDESSELLKEAGAAEVKYNIETVDREIFEKVCPGLSFDYIVKSLEHAVEVFGRNHVFSNILIGMGESDDTVIKGMEMLAIKGVIPILRKTNPHPLRAGEIKIEPVSAARLLKLATEQRRIIEKYGLDAKKALTGCIPCTGCDITPILDL encoded by the coding sequence ATGGAATCCAGCGTCAGGAAGAAAGCTGAGCTGATCGAGACCGGCGGCGTAACCGTCGACTCCTCGTTCGCCCCTTATAAAAGTAAAGCAACTGCGGGCCCCGGAGCAGGGCTGGAATCGATCTTCGTGAACATCGACGGGCACAGGGTAAGGCTGGGCGTCCGCCAGGCCTCGAGGTTCAGCGCTACTATCGACGACGGCATCGTCGTCATTTCCGCGGAGGGCAAAGAGTTCGCCCGGGGACGCCTCGAGCAGCCGATCTGCCACTGTCCGAAACAGGTCTACATCACAGTGAGCGAGCGCTGCGTGTTCGACTGCAAGTTCTGTCCTGTGCCAAAGCTGCAGGGCAAGGTCAAGTCTGACGAGGAAATCCGGCAGATTGTCAGGGACGGGCTGAGGAGCCCCGAGCTCTCGGCGATATCGATCACTTCGGGCGTCTGGAAGACTCCCGCAGAGGAGGCCCGTAAGGTGGCCAGAGTTGTAAGGCTGATCAGGCAGGAGCTCGGTGACAGAGACGTTCCCATCGGAGTCTCCATCTATGCCACGGACGAGTCTTCGGAGCTGCTGAAAGAGGCCGGAGCCGCGGAGGTCAAGTACAACATCGAGACGGTCGACAGGGAGATCTTCGAGAAAGTCTGCCCGGGCCTGTCATTCGACTACATCGTCAAGTCGCTGGAACACGCTGTAGAGGTCTTCGGCCGCAACCACGTTTTCTCCAACATCCTGATCGGCATGGGAGAATCAGACGACACTGTGATAAAGGGCATGGAGATGCTCGCTATCAAGGGCGTCATTCCCATACTCCGAAAGACCAATCCACATCCGCTCCGTGCAGGGGAGATCAAGATAGAGCCGGTGAGCGCTGCCAGACTACTCAAGCTGGCGACGGAACAGCGGCGCATCATCGAGAAGTATGGGCTTGACGCGAAAAAGGCGCTGACTGGCTGCATACCGTGCACAGGCTGCGATATCACGCCCATCCTGGACCTTTAA
- the thiI gene encoding tRNA uracil 4-sulfurtransferase ThiI produces MDFDTVIVRYGEIAIKSDQIRRKYEDLLIKNLKAMMGQDQVAYDRISKERGRIFVHTRDPKAPESIARVFGVVSCSPAVSARPAIGDAAAVAAAFGRELIKDHQTFAIIPRHSGGKNQPFTSQDIGRTCGDAVFEAVKDRHPKVDLKNPDHAIHVEIRDSGSYVFTEIVKGVGGMPLGSQGKMVAMVSGGIDSPVAAWLMMKRGCEIVPVFFHNAPYFDDTTMNRALDTLRELSKWCPGHGMTAYVMPHGPNLQAFQEKGNQKYTCVFCKHLMYKVARAIAEKEGAHGIVTGSSIGQVASQTSNNMLAEIYGVDFPINHPLIGMDKDEIVELSRRIGLFDLSTKKAMGCKAVPKHPSIHGHLEEVIRMEREQFDFKALVQYEMDNLQRVEISG; encoded by the coding sequence TTGGATTTTGATACTGTCATTGTTCGCTACGGCGAAATTGCCATCAAGAGCGACCAGATCAGGAGAAAGTACGAAGACCTGTTGATAAAAAATCTCAAAGCGATGATGGGCCAGGATCAGGTAGCCTACGACCGCATCTCTAAGGAACGAGGCCGCATATTCGTCCATACCCGGGACCCGAAAGCACCGGAATCCATCGCCAGAGTGTTCGGAGTTGTCTCATGCAGCCCCGCAGTCTCCGCCCGGCCTGCCATAGGAGATGCCGCAGCCGTGGCTGCAGCTTTCGGCAGGGAGCTCATCAAGGACCACCAGACCTTCGCGATCATCCCGAGGCACTCCGGGGGCAAGAACCAGCCCTTCACCTCGCAGGACATAGGCCGGACCTGCGGCGACGCCGTGTTCGAGGCGGTAAAAGACAGGCACCCGAAGGTGGACTTAAAAAACCCCGACCATGCCATCCACGTGGAGATCAGAGACTCGGGCTCATACGTCTTCACCGAGATCGTCAAAGGCGTCGGGGGCATGCCTCTCGGCAGCCAGGGCAAAATGGTGGCAATGGTCTCTGGTGGCATAGACTCGCCCGTCGCAGCGTGGCTCATGATGAAGCGGGGCTGCGAAATAGTGCCCGTGTTCTTCCACAACGCTCCATACTTCGACGATACTACTATGAACAGGGCCCTGGACACCCTCAGGGAGCTCAGCAAGTGGTGCCCCGGCCACGGGATGACAGCGTACGTCATGCCCCACGGCCCTAACCTGCAGGCGTTTCAGGAAAAGGGCAACCAGAAGTACACCTGCGTGTTCTGCAAGCACCTCATGTACAAAGTGGCCCGGGCCATTGCAGAAAAAGAGGGCGCCCACGGCATCGTCACCGGCTCGTCCATCGGCCAGGTGGCTTCGCAGACATCCAACAATATGCTCGCGGAGATCTACGGCGTCGACTTCCCCATCAACCACCCGCTAATAGGGATGGATAAAGATGAGATCGTCGAGCTGTCCAGAAGGATAGGCCTGTTCGATCTGTCCACAAAAAAAGCGATGGGCTGCAAGGCAGTCCCTAAACACCCGTCCATCCACGGCCATCTCGAAGAAGTGATCAGGATGGAGCGGGAGCAGTTCGATTTCAAAGCACTGGTGCAGTACGAGATGGACAACCTCCAGAGGGTCGAGATCTCAGGCTAA